A DNA window from Methanospirillum lacunae contains the following coding sequences:
- a CDS encoding ABC transporter ATP-binding protein, whose translation MIKLDHISKSFGDRLILDNISVEIPSGKIFTIIGPSGQGKTTLMRLINLLDTPSSGQIIFNGTSLEHIKNITEIRRQMGMVFQTPIAFNETVYANLAMGLKFRGVSKDEIKKRVEEKINEIGLSGYEHRKARTLSGGEMQRVSLARVMITNPDLLLLDEPTANLDPVSTAKIEELIRYYNRTCGTTVIMSSHDLYQGQRLADIIAVMMGGRFVQSGETNQVFSEPCSADVARFIGIRNILPGVATQLENGLIQIDLGGIIIYAVSSMTEKEVMVAIRPEEITVHTNESGKTSARNVLTGIITEIEPYGIINHVLVSCNGIILASQVTLQSVREMNLRPGLEVQLSFKAPSVHLMSQCPGYHI comes from the coding sequence ATGATAAAATTAGACCATATCTCAAAATCCTTTGGAGATCGCCTCATTCTTGATAATATTAGCGTAGAAATCCCATCAGGAAAGATATTTACCATTATCGGCCCATCGGGACAGGGAAAAACCACTCTCATGAGGCTTATCAATCTGTTAGATACCCCTTCCAGTGGTCAGATTATTTTCAACGGCACTTCACTGGAACATATTAAAAATATAACCGAAATAAGACGCCAGATGGGAATGGTTTTTCAGACACCCATCGCATTTAACGAGACAGTTTATGCAAATCTTGCTATGGGTCTGAAATTTCGGGGTGTCTCAAAAGATGAGATAAAAAAACGGGTAGAGGAGAAGATCAATGAAATAGGCCTTTCCGGATATGAACACCGCAAGGCCCGGACATTATCTGGTGGAGAGATGCAACGTGTCTCACTTGCACGTGTCATGATAACAAACCCGGATCTCCTCCTTCTCGACGAACCAACTGCAAATCTTGATCCTGTTTCTACAGCAAAAATCGAGGAACTCATCAGGTATTACAACCGGACCTGTGGAACAACAGTGATAATGTCATCACATGATCTCTACCAAGGTCAGAGACTTGCTGATATTATTGCTGTGATGATGGGAGGAAGATTTGTTCAATCTGGTGAGACCAACCAGGTTTTTTCAGAGCCGTGTTCTGCAGATGTTGCCAGATTTATTGGAATTCGGAATATTCTGCCAGGGGTTGCAACCCAACTAGAAAATGGCCTAATACAGATCGATCTTGGTGGTATCATCATCTATGCAGTGAGTTCAATGACAGAAAAAGAAGTGATGGTTGCTATCAGGCCAGAAGAGATCACGGTGCATACGAATGAAAGCGGAAAAACCAGTGCCAGAAATGTTCTTACCGGAATAATAACCGAGATTGAACCGTATGGAATCATAAATCATGTTCTGGTCTCGTGTAATGGCATAATACTGGCTTCCCAGGTTACGTTGCAGTCGGTGAGAGAGATGAACCTCAGGCCTGGATTGGAAGTCCAATTATCTTTTAAGGCGCCATCAGTTCATCTGATGTCTCAATGTCCGGGTTATCACATATAA
- a CDS encoding ABC transporter permease, which yields MEDLLSAINTAISLIITWNPDVIEITSRTLEITFTSVVLSTIIALPLGTLINFNSFRGKKTLISLIQTLYSLPTVIVGLVCYMLLSRTGPLGFLGFLFTPNGMIFGQTILIIPIMTGMTISALQGINPIITDTIRSLGASKFQFLTSHIREARFAIMAAVVIGFSRAISEVGAAIMIGGNIKGHTRVLTTAISLQTSMGNFTLSLALGIILLGIALIINLLMGYLQQR from the coding sequence ATGGAAGATCTCCTATCAGCGATTAATACTGCAATTTCTCTTATAATTACATGGAATCCTGATGTTATTGAGATAACTAGCCGAACTTTAGAGATTACATTCACATCAGTTGTTCTCAGCACAATTATCGCCCTTCCGTTAGGGACACTCATAAATTTCAATTCATTTAGAGGAAAAAAGACTCTCATAAGTCTGATTCAGACATTATATTCGCTCCCGACAGTGATTGTAGGGTTAGTCTGTTATATGCTCCTCTCTCGGACAGGACCACTCGGTTTTTTGGGATTTCTCTTTACACCAAACGGGATGATCTTTGGACAGACCATACTCATAATACCAATAATGACTGGGATGACAATCTCTGCCTTGCAGGGTATAAACCCAATAATTACTGATACCATCCGGTCACTTGGGGCTAGTAAATTTCAGTTTCTCACCAGTCATATCAGGGAAGCAAGATTTGCTATCATGGCAGCCGTTGTGATTGGATTCTCCAGGGCAATATCAGAGGTTGGAGCAGCTATCATGATAGGAGGAAATATTAAGGGTCATACCCGTGTTCTGACTACTGCCATATCTCTTCAGACATCGATGGGTAATTTTACCCTTTCATTAGCTCTCGGAATAATCCTCCTCGGAATAGCTCTGATAATCAATTTGCTTATGGGATACCTCCAACAGCGGTGA
- a CDS encoding substrate-binding domain-containing protein — translation MMKRALLGTILLVVALILCSGVAVSAEKIKDLNGTKHAEDRLLIGTTTSLDATGVLDELAKKFEADNNVKVEWIAVGTGQAIGYGNTGDVDVVMVHDRAAENKFLDSGNGLDRKVFGSNYFMVAGPESDPAKIAGKSATEAFKTIADAGKTNDKVVFVSRGDGSGTHAREKLLWKGAGLDYAEVNKSPWYIDAAAGMGQTLNMANEKDAYVLTDSATWNTMAGNLTLKPLITDGSDLLNVYAVIRVNPDKFPDAGINVDAGKKWENYLISDATQKWLGDFGTEKYGKPLFVPAKGNAVTLNVTEEEISTPVA, via the coding sequence ATGATGAAGCGAGCACTGTTAGGAACAATTCTACTCGTTGTTGCATTAATCCTATGCAGCGGAGTAGCAGTATCTGCAGAGAAGATCAAGGATCTCAATGGAACCAAGCATGCAGAAGACCGGCTTTTGATCGGGACTACAACCAGCCTGGATGCAACAGGGGTTCTTGATGAACTGGCCAAGAAATTTGAAGCAGATAACAATGTCAAAGTAGAATGGATAGCAGTGGGCACAGGACAGGCCATAGGCTATGGAAACACCGGGGACGTAGATGTAGTCATGGTTCATGACCGGGCTGCAGAAAATAAATTCCTGGACTCTGGAAATGGCCTTGACAGGAAAGTCTTTGGATCAAACTACTTCATGGTTGCCGGCCCTGAATCAGATCCAGCAAAGATTGCAGGAAAGAGTGCCACTGAAGCATTCAAGACAATTGCAGATGCCGGAAAGACCAACGACAAAGTTGTCTTTGTCTCACGCGGAGATGGATCCGGAACCCATGCACGTGAAAAACTTCTGTGGAAGGGTGCAGGGCTTGATTACGCTGAAGTAAACAAGTCTCCCTGGTATATTGATGCAGCAGCAGGAATGGGTCAGACCCTCAACATGGCAAATGAGAAGGATGCATACGTTCTGACAGATTCAGCAACCTGGAATACAATGGCAGGCAACCTTACCCTTAAGCCATTGATCACTGATGGTTCAGACCTCCTCAACGTATATGCTGTCATCAGAGTAAACCCTGACAAGTTCCCGGACGCTGGGATAAATGTTGATGCTGGGAAGAAGTGGGAAAACTATCTGATCAGTGATGCAACCCAGAAGTGGCTTGGCGACTTTGGAACAGAGAAATACGGAAAACCACTCTTTGTTCCGGCAAAGGGAAATGCAGTAACGTTAAATGTTACTGAAGAAGAAATTTCCACCCCGGTAGCGTAA